A part of Agromyces protaetiae genomic DNA contains:
- a CDS encoding FtsK/SpoIIIE domain-containing protein: MPRAVEYPNGHRPVRRRPAALVAARAPDEAKPGFPVIAVLAPVIAAGVLWAVTGSMLSLVFAALGPVVAIASMADAARQQKRRAKRATATRAAALDELRADIARRHDGERRLAWHRSGSAAEVLASTPGSGWHGAGARAPVLGRGAVASALRVGGSPADDDDRTVLAAAALLEDAPVTVAIDGGLGFVGTPDLARGAARAAVLQLAHASAPGSLEIVVPGAREWTWAAALPHTRGSARLVVTDASCGTSWAGAPALGESCARIAVAPDAGSLPPGLRTVVRIETPGRAVFDRPASPFDRAFAPALVSAREAGEWAVAAAAAAARGGLSADSIPGVVPFEELAQPDVRPFDRTSLAVSVGSGAAGAVELDLVADGIHALVAGTTGSGKSEFLLGWLAALARSRPPELVSFLLVDFKGGAAFEPLRGLPHVAGIVTDLDDVEARRAVESLRAELRHREHVLRDAGAREISALPASVVLPRLVIVVDEFQAMVERFSELAPVIADLAARGRSLGVHLVLAAQRPNGVVREQVTANCGLRVSLRVLDRGDSTAVLGTDAAAALDPERPGRAIVVKSGSAPVEFQAAYAPTAVLERLRATVRGVPARRPWLDPLPTRIAPHECAALAGEGGSAARAHEASGITDGVVFGVVDEPDRQRRSLAVWRPEADGHVLVAGVPGSGRTTTLAAVAAGFEQRHGAGTVVVAGGPRSTESDILHALVVSIDAGVSAPRLLVLDDLDSRYRAWDDEQRQAMLELVGRILRDGRALGVRVAAAISAGGSLPYGLREEFGAFVPLRHASRGDLAHAGGAGELWSADDGPGAGQWRGRRMQVVDAGALPPAPVRAVPPLEVDERPCAVVSATPAPTRPRSAARRDATRSSSSPAATPRTGPRSRSPRATRLSSWAMPTRGRRTGCSRRSSATGGASSCTAGAPSSGRSCASGAFRPCSIPVRTSAGRSRRERSAAGCGPVAAMDDPAPTKWPVQ; encoded by the coding sequence ATGCCTCGTGCGGTCGAATACCCGAATGGACACCGACCCGTTCGCCGCCGCCCCGCCGCTCTCGTTGCCGCCCGCGCCCCCGATGAGGCGAAGCCGGGGTTCCCGGTCATCGCGGTCCTCGCGCCCGTGATCGCGGCGGGCGTGCTGTGGGCGGTGACGGGGTCGATGCTCTCGCTCGTGTTCGCCGCGCTCGGTCCGGTGGTCGCGATCGCCTCGATGGCCGACGCCGCACGCCAGCAGAAGCGTCGCGCGAAGCGCGCGACCGCGACGCGGGCGGCGGCGCTCGACGAGCTGCGGGCCGACATCGCGCGGCGGCACGACGGCGAGCGGCGGCTCGCGTGGCACCGCTCGGGGTCGGCGGCCGAGGTGCTCGCGTCGACGCCGGGATCGGGATGGCACGGAGCGGGGGCCCGTGCCCCGGTGCTCGGCCGCGGCGCGGTCGCGAGCGCGCTGCGGGTGGGCGGCTCGCCCGCCGACGATGACGATCGCACCGTCCTCGCCGCTGCAGCGCTCCTCGAGGACGCCCCCGTGACGGTCGCGATCGACGGCGGGCTCGGGTTCGTGGGCACGCCCGACCTGGCGCGCGGCGCGGCCCGCGCGGCGGTCCTGCAGCTCGCGCACGCGAGCGCGCCGGGGTCGCTCGAGATCGTCGTGCCCGGGGCACGTGAGTGGACGTGGGCGGCCGCGCTGCCGCACACGCGCGGGTCGGCGCGGCTCGTGGTCACGGATGCCTCGTGCGGCACGTCGTGGGCGGGTGCGCCGGCGCTCGGCGAGTCGTGCGCCCGCATCGCGGTCGCGCCCGACGCGGGGTCGCTTCCGCCCGGACTCCGCACGGTCGTGCGGATCGAGACGCCCGGCAGGGCCGTGTTCGACCGGCCGGCGTCGCCGTTCGATCGGGCGTTCGCGCCAGCGCTCGTCTCGGCGCGTGAGGCCGGGGAGTGGGCGGTCGCAGCCGCGGCGGCGGCCGCGAGGGGCGGGCTCTCGGCCGACTCGATACCGGGCGTCGTGCCGTTCGAGGAACTCGCACAGCCCGACGTGCGCCCGTTCGACCGCACGTCGCTCGCCGTGTCGGTCGGGAGCGGCGCGGCGGGGGCCGTCGAGCTCGATCTCGTCGCCGACGGCATCCACGCGCTCGTGGCGGGCACGACCGGCAGCGGCAAGAGCGAGTTCCTGCTCGGCTGGCTCGCGGCGCTGGCTCGGAGCCGTCCGCCCGAACTCGTGTCGTTCCTGCTCGTCGACTTCAAGGGCGGCGCGGCCTTCGAACCGCTCCGAGGGCTGCCGCACGTCGCGGGCATCGTCACCGACCTCGACGACGTCGAGGCGCGACGCGCGGTCGAGAGCCTGCGCGCCGAACTCCGTCACCGCGAGCACGTGCTGCGCGACGCCGGCGCCCGCGAGATCTCCGCGCTTCCCGCGTCGGTCGTCCTTCCGCGACTCGTGATCGTCGTCGACGAGTTCCAGGCGATGGTCGAGCGGTTCTCCGAGCTCGCGCCGGTCATCGCCGACCTCGCGGCGAGGGGCCGATCGCTCGGCGTGCACCTCGTGCTCGCGGCGCAGCGGCCGAACGGCGTCGTCCGCGAGCAGGTCACGGCCAACTGCGGGCTGCGGGTGTCGCTCCGAGTGCTCGACCGCGGCGACAGCACGGCGGTGCTCGGCACGGATGCCGCAGCAGCACTCGACCCCGAGCGGCCGGGGCGGGCGATCGTCGTGAAGAGCGGGTCGGCCCCCGTCGAGTTCCAGGCCGCGTACGCGCCGACCGCCGTGCTCGAGCGGCTCCGAGCGACCGTCCGGGGCGTCCCGGCACGCCGCCCGTGGCTCGACCCGCTCCCGACGCGCATCGCTCCCCACGAGTGCGCGGCGCTCGCCGGGGAGGGCGGGAGTGCGGCACGCGCGCACGAGGCATCCGGAATCACCGACGGCGTCGTCTTCGGCGTCGTCGACGAACCCGACCGCCAGCGCCGCTCGCTCGCGGTCTGGCGGCCCGAGGCCGACGGGCACGTGCTCGTCGCAGGGGTGCCGGGCAGCGGGCGGACGACGACGCTCGCGGCCGTCGCAGCGGGATTCGAGCAGCGTCACGGCGCGGGTACCGTCGTCGTCGCGGGCGGGCCGAGGAGCACCGAGTCCGACATCCTGCACGCCCTCGTCGTGTCGATCGACGCGGGCGTGAGCGCTCCTCGACTGCTCGTGCTCGACGACCTCGACTCGCGCTACCGCGCGTGGGACGACGAGCAACGCCAGGCGATGCTCGAACTCGTCGGGCGCATCCTCCGCGACGGGCGTGCGCTCGGCGTCCGGGTCGCCGCCGCGATCTCCGCGGGAGGCTCGCTCCCATACGGGCTCCGCGAGGAGTTCGGCGCGTTCGTGCCGCTCCGCCACGCCAGCCGCGGCGACCTCGCCCACGCCGGCGGAGCGGGCGAGCTCTGGAGCGCCGACGACGGGCCCGGCGCCGGGCAGTGGCGCGGCCGCCGCATGCAGGTCGTCGACGCCGGGGCGCTGCCTCCCGCCCCCGTCCGCGCCGTGCCTCCGCTCGAGGTCGATGAGCGTCCGTGCGCGGTAGTGAGCGCGACCCCCGCGCCGACGCGGCCGCGCTCGGCCGCGCGACGGGACGCGACGCGATCCTCCTCGAGCCCGGCGGCGACGCCGCGCACCGGGCCGCGCTCGCGCTCGCCGCGGGCGACGCGCCTATCGTCGTGGGCGATGCCGACGCGTGGGCGGCGAACTGGATGCTCGCGGCGCAGCTCCGCGACCGGGGGCGCGTCGTCGTGCACGGCGGGCGCACCGAGTTCCGGGCGGTCGTGCGCGAGCGGGGCCTTCCGCCCGTGCTCGATCCCGGTGCGGACCAGTGCTGGGCGATCGAGGAGGGAGCGCTCGGCCGCCGGGTGTGGCCCGGTCGCCGCGATGGATGACCCGGCACCGACGAAATGGCCCGTGCAATGA
- a CDS encoding zinc-ribbon domain-containing protein, translating into MTCRICGARLPEGAMFCGECGSATSATPESRRPVDARPGDTTVFDRASLRAGGAPGTGAGTGGTGVVSIPVHGFEPILPPEEVVTAPARFTLRFSTGEHRIVFGSGLVGRNPVAQPGEHFDHLVQIADRTLSVSKTHLEFGEHDGILWVADRFSGNGTIVRRPDDGALRCEPGRRYLVPRGSRVELASQFFEVG; encoded by the coding sequence GTGACGTGCCGGATCTGCGGCGCCCGGTTGCCCGAGGGCGCCATGTTCTGCGGCGAATGCGGCAGCGCGACGAGTGCGACTCCCGAGTCGCGGCGGCCGGTCGACGCCCGGCCGGGCGATACCACGGTGTTCGATCGGGCGTCGCTTCGAGCAGGCGGGGCACCGGGCACGGGCGCAGGCACGGGCGGCACCGGCGTCGTCAGCATTCCGGTCCACGGCTTCGAGCCCATCCTTCCGCCCGAGGAGGTCGTGACGGCGCCGGCCCGCTTCACGCTCCGGTTCTCGACCGGAGAGCACCGCATCGTGTTCGGCTCTGGGCTTGTGGGGCGGAATCCCGTCGCGCAACCCGGCGAGCACTTCGATCACCTCGTCCAGATCGCGGACCGCACGCTGTCGGTGTCGAAGACGCACCTCGAGTTCGGCGAGCACGACGGCATCCTGTGGGTCGCCGACCGGTTCTCAGGGAACGGCACGATCGTGCGCCGTCCCGACGACGGCGCGTTGCGGTGCGAGCCCGGCCGTCGCTATCTCGTGCCCCGAGGGAGCCGCGTAGAGCTCGCGAGCCAGTTCTTCGAAGTCGGGTAG
- a CDS encoding transglutaminaseTgpA domain-containing protein, which yields MSAARSWTPRSTPEARTGRGRRVREGAPKLALRRDPLPAWVDLLLLAILFAAAMIPWWPVYESPAFLTAATVSVLVGFAIAAVCAYSRSPAWAVAVAVVAAYLFFGVPAAIPSRAALGIFPTPAGLVDLVGGAALSWKQLVTVSAPVGSYQALLVPVFLLGLVAATVAATIALRTRHPVFALIPPAAVFAAGIAFGVVHAQFAAVSGLAFLGASVAWLVRVAIGRKRSLGAGRPVEAALADARRVLGGSAILALALVGAATAAVAVPTPQRTVIRSELQPPFEPRDLVSPLAGFRSAFTLASRERPMLEVSGLPPGMGLRVATLDTYDGVVFTVGGDEVGGLSGRFTRLPYRLDQSSVDGAPVRLDVTVLDYDDVWVPGVGSLERIEFAGPRAAALSDGFVYNDVTGAAAVQGGFSSGDRFTAWSMVPEPVGDLAGVRPGTMVLPPSPPLPPRLSQFLDEHTADATTAGERLAAVVRALREGYVSHGQPGEEPSRSGHALDRLERLTTERPMVGDGEQYAALTALLAREIGFPARVVVGYLPTEPPVETADTGVAFLGGDRQAWVEIQTDDGLWRQLDPNPEPRDILEREPDEPTVVSRPQSALPPPEPRTPVDELDDRPDASPEDRSTADSTWAGVLASVALWTGGVLAGAAILASPFLAVIAAKLRRRRIRRGADSEAKRIEGGWADFADTAVDYGFPVAPTATRSEQAAGVGGLDAIVLAGVIDRMLFSPGGIPERADERVWAAVDDLRGRFAAEAGLRGRIRAAISLGSLGGYAVTRRGGRS from the coding sequence GTGAGCGCCGCGCGGTCCTGGACGCCGAGGAGCACGCCGGAGGCACGCACCGGGCGCGGGCGCAGGGTGCGCGAGGGTGCGCCCAAGCTTGCGCTCCGCCGGGATCCGCTGCCCGCGTGGGTCGACCTCCTGCTCCTCGCGATCCTCTTCGCCGCCGCGATGATCCCGTGGTGGCCCGTCTACGAGAGCCCGGCGTTCCTCACGGCGGCGACGGTGTCGGTCCTCGTCGGGTTCGCGATCGCCGCAGTGTGCGCGTACTCCCGATCGCCTGCCTGGGCGGTCGCCGTGGCGGTGGTCGCCGCGTACCTGTTCTTCGGGGTGCCGGCGGCGATCCCGTCGCGCGCCGCACTGGGGATCTTCCCGACGCCCGCCGGACTCGTCGACCTGGTCGGGGGCGCCGCCCTCTCCTGGAAGCAGCTCGTGACGGTGTCGGCGCCCGTCGGCTCGTACCAGGCCCTGCTCGTGCCGGTCTTCCTCCTCGGGCTCGTCGCCGCGACGGTGGCGGCCACGATCGCGCTCCGGACGAGGCATCCGGTCTTCGCCCTCATCCCGCCCGCGGCGGTATTCGCGGCCGGCATCGCCTTCGGCGTCGTGCACGCGCAGTTCGCGGCCGTTTCAGGGCTCGCGTTCCTCGGCGCCTCGGTGGCCTGGCTCGTGCGCGTCGCGATCGGTCGCAAACGCAGCCTCGGCGCCGGGCGACCGGTCGAGGCCGCCCTCGCCGACGCGCGGCGCGTGCTCGGCGGGTCGGCGATCCTCGCGCTCGCGCTCGTCGGCGCGGCGACGGCGGCCGTCGCGGTGCCGACTCCGCAGCGCACCGTGATCCGTTCCGAACTGCAGCCGCCGTTCGAGCCGCGCGATCTCGTGAGTCCGCTCGCGGGCTTCCGCTCGGCGTTCACGCTCGCCTCGCGCGAACGGCCGATGCTCGAGGTCAGTGGGCTGCCGCCCGGGATGGGACTCAGGGTCGCAACCCTCGACACGTACGACGGCGTCGTGTTCACCGTCGGCGGCGACGAGGTCGGTGGGCTCTCGGGGCGTTTCACGCGGCTGCCGTACCGCCTCGACCAGTCGTCGGTCGACGGGGCTCCGGTGCGCCTCGACGTCACGGTCCTCGACTACGACGACGTCTGGGTCCCGGGCGTCGGAAGCCTCGAACGCATCGAGTTCGCGGGGCCGCGGGCCGCGGCGCTCTCCGACGGGTTCGTCTACAACGACGTCACGGGTGCGGCCGCCGTCCAAGGCGGATTCTCGTCGGGCGACCGGTTCACGGCATGGTCGATGGTGCCCGAGCCGGTCGGCGATCTCGCGGGGGTGCGGCCGGGAACGATGGTCCTGCCGCCCTCGCCCCCGTTGCCGCCGAGGCTCTCGCAGTTCCTCGACGAGCACACGGCCGACGCGACGACCGCGGGCGAGCGGCTCGCCGCCGTCGTCCGGGCGCTCCGCGAGGGGTACGTCAGTCACGGACAGCCGGGCGAGGAGCCGAGCCGCTCGGGGCATGCGCTCGACCGGCTCGAGCGGCTCACGACCGAGCGGCCGATGGTCGGCGACGGAGAGCAGTACGCCGCGCTGACGGCGCTCCTCGCACGCGAGATCGGGTTCCCGGCTCGCGTCGTGGTCGGCTATCTTCCGACCGAACCGCCCGTCGAGACGGCGGACACGGGCGTCGCGTTCCTCGGGGGCGACCGGCAGGCGTGGGTCGAGATCCAGACCGACGACGGGCTGTGGCGTCAGCTCGACCCGAATCCCGAGCCCCGCGACATCCTGGAGCGCGAACCCGACGAGCCGACGGTCGTCTCGAGGCCGCAGTCGGCGCTCCCGCCGCCTGAGCCGCGCACCCCGGTCGACGAGCTCGACGACCGTCCCGACGCGTCGCCCGAAGACCGTTCGACGGCGGATTCGACGTGGGCGGGGGTGCTCGCGAGCGTCGCGCTCTGGACGGGCGGGGTGCTCGCGGGCGCGGCGATCCTCGCGAGCCCGTTCCTCGCCGTCATCGCCGCGAAGCTCCGCCGGCGTCGGATCCGCCGCGGTGCGGACTCGGAGGCGAAGCGGATCGAAGGCGGGTGGGCCGATTTCGCCGACACGGCGGTCGACTACGGGTTCCCGGTGGCGCCGACCGCGACGCGTTCGGAGCAGGCGGCGGGTGTCGGCGGACTCGACGCGATCGTGCTCGCGGGCGTCATCGATCGCATGCTGTTCTCGCCCGGCGGGATTCCCGAGCGGGCCGACGAGCGCGTGTGGGCCGCCGTCGACGACCTCCGCGGGCGTTTCGCCGCCGAGGCGGGCCTGCGGGGGCGCATCCGTGCGGCGATCTCGCTCGGTTCGCTCGGCGGGTACGCTGTCACGCGGAGAGGAGGTCGCTCGTGA
- a CDS encoding DUF58 domain-containing protein, giving the protein MTNTARPSIPQEVERQGLLATLIARIVAFGGRVRRAARDVFRAARTVVTPIGWAVIAAAAVAFVVGYGWGWAELVTLGWGLAIVAALGALWLIGTGASTVALSLPVPRVAVGELAEARLVAENPGHRRLGGVQLELPVGEIVIERVLPALPRGGVVDERIRIPTVRRGIVPVGPARTVRADPVGIVRREVVWSDTALLHVHPRTVPIAALSSGFVRDLEGSPTRDLTSSDIAFHALREYVPGDDRRHIHWRSSAKTGTFMVRQFEQTRRSRLMVVLDLDTASYRDDDEFELAVSAAASVGARAIRDARSLTFLVTAPLGGRIGVHELPSVSRDRLLDALCLVERAERVVGLADTARAAAEAHSGVSLAFLVTGSRRGVGELRSAAVRLPAGVEVIGVRCEPEGEATARQAGGLTVFGIGYLEDLRAMLARSAAIA; this is encoded by the coding sequence ATGACGAACACCGCGCGCCCGAGCATCCCGCAGGAGGTCGAACGTCAGGGCCTCCTCGCGACGCTCATCGCGCGGATCGTCGCGTTCGGCGGGAGGGTCCGGCGTGCGGCGCGCGACGTGTTCCGCGCGGCGCGCACGGTCGTCACGCCGATCGGGTGGGCGGTCATCGCGGCGGCGGCCGTCGCGTTCGTCGTCGGCTACGGCTGGGGATGGGCCGAACTCGTCACGCTCGGATGGGGTCTCGCGATCGTCGCGGCGCTCGGGGCGCTGTGGCTCATCGGCACGGGCGCCTCGACGGTCGCGCTCAGCCTGCCGGTTCCGCGCGTGGCGGTCGGCGAACTCGCCGAGGCGCGGCTCGTCGCCGAGAACCCGGGGCATCGGCGGCTCGGGGGCGTGCAGCTCGAGTTGCCCGTCGGCGAGATCGTCATCGAGCGCGTGCTGCCCGCGCTCCCGCGCGGCGGCGTCGTCGACGAACGCATCCGCATCCCGACGGTGCGCCGCGGGATCGTCCCGGTGGGGCCCGCCCGCACCGTGCGCGCCGACCCCGTCGGGATCGTCCGCCGCGAGGTCGTGTGGTCCGATACGGCGCTCTTGCACGTGCATCCGCGCACGGTGCCGATCGCCGCGCTCTCGAGCGGATTCGTCCGCGACCTCGAAGGGTCTCCGACGCGCGATCTGACGTCGAGCGACATCGCCTTCCACGCTCTCCGCGAGTACGTGCCGGGCGACGATCGGCGGCACATCCACTGGCGGAGTTCGGCGAAGACCGGCACGTTCATGGTGCGCCAGTTCGAACAGACGCGGCGATCCCGGCTCATGGTCGTGCTCGACCTCGACACGGCGTCGTACCGCGACGACGACGAGTTCGAGCTCGCGGTGAGCGCCGCGGCATCGGTCGGGGCACGAGCCATCCGGGATGCCCGTTCGCTCACCTTCCTCGTGACGGCCCCCCTCGGCGGACGGATCGGCGTGCATGAGCTGCCGTCGGTCTCGCGGGATCGACTGCTGGACGCGCTCTGCCTCGTCGAGCGCGCCGAGCGCGTGGTCGGACTTGCCGACACGGCGCGCGCCGCCGCCGAGGCGCACAGCGGGGTGTCGCTCGCCTTCCTCGTCACGGGGTCGCGGCGTGGAGTGGGCGAACTCAGATCCGCCGCGGTGCGACTGCCGGCCGGCGTCGAGGTCATCGGCGTGCGGTGCGAGCCCGAGGGCGAGGCGACGGCGCGTCAGGCGGGTGGCTTGACGGTCTTCGGCATCGGCTATCTGGAGGACCTCCGCGCGATGCTCGCCAGATCGGCGGCGATCGCGTGA